A region from the Salvia splendens isolate huo1 chromosome 15, SspV2, whole genome shotgun sequence genome encodes:
- the LOC121769202 gene encoding transmembrane protein 53-like, with protein sequence MMGSLSGILQRPVLAASALAITSVSADCYDKLWPSKSSDVSSSLEQSSPSCSSTFRPLEELNSLWVSKISVSRLSQLSFVAGIRVPVPIVHIPIPSSNVNSHSNANYSFVASSPTLLNSYRSADLANSAKPAAYTYSAPALPSDVLYRWHLPDHRAIDVSGESDCSSAKSRTVVVLLGWLGAKQKHLKIYADWYTMRGFHAITFTFPMSEVLRYQVGGKVEHDVELLVDHLADWLEEEHGKNLVFHTFSNTGWLTYGVILEKFQKKDVDLADRIRGCVVDSAPVAVPDPQVFASGFSAAFLKKNSVATKGSGTEPKTGVTIGNRTTIEVKPGMAEAALLLLLEKVFGLVLNHPSINRRLSDVMRLLTSEQPRCPQLYIYSSADKVIPAGSVESFIEKQRRNGREVRACNFISTPHVDHFRNQPELYSSQLTQFMEDCVLRSCKPSSS encoded by the exons ATGATGGGTTCGTTGTCCGGAATCTTGCAAAGGCCGGTTCTAGCGGCGTCCGCCTTAGCGATAACCTCTGTCTCAGCCGATTGCTATGACAAATTGTGGCCGTCTAAATCATCAGACGTTTCTTCTTCCTTAGAACAATCGAGCCCTTCATGTTCTTCTACTTTCCGTCCATTAGAAGAACTAAATTCGTTGTGGGTGTCGAAAATTTCGGTTTCTAGGTTATCCCAATTGTCGTTTGTAGCGGGGATTCGAGTCCCTGTGCCTATTGTGCACATACCTATCCCCTCTAGCAATGTTAATTCTCATTCTAATGCTAATTATTCTTTTGTGGCATCGTCGCCAACCTTATTAAATTCATACCGGTCAGCCGATTTGGCAAATTCCGCCAAGCCGGCTGCCTATACGTATAGTGCCCCAGCACTGCCATCGGACGTTTTATATAGATGGCATTTGCCTGATCATAGGGCAATTGATGTATCTGGAGAGTCGGATTGTTCGTCTGCAAAGTCTAGGACTGTAGTGGTGTTGCTAGGATGGTTAGGTGCAAAGCAGAAGCACCTCAAGATATATGCGGATTGGTATACTATGAGAGGGTTTCATGCCATTACGTTTACATTCCCCATGTCGGAGGTGCTTAGGTATCAAGTAGGGGGGAAGGTTGAGCATGATGTGGAGTTGCTGGTGGACCATCTTGCTGATTGGTTGGAAGAGGAGCATGGCAAGAATTTGGTCTTTCACACGTTTAGTAACACAGGATGGCTCAC ATATGGTGTTATTTTGGAGAAGTTTCAGAAGAAGGATGTTGATCTAGCGGATAGGATTAGAGGTTGCGTTGTAGATTCAGCTCCTGTTGCGGTCCCTGATCCACAG GTTTTTGCCTCTGGCTTTTCTGCTGCTTTTCTGAAGAAGAATAGTGTTGCAACCAAGGGTTCTGGTACTGAGCCGAAGACAGGGGTAACGATTGGAAACAGAACCACCATCGAGGTCAAACCAGGCATGGCTGAGGCAGCTCTGCTTCTCCTTCTCGAGAAGGTCTTTGGATTAGTTCTAAATCATCCTTCCATAAACAg GAGGCTTTCCGATGTGATGAGGTTGCTAACATCGGAGCAACCAAGGTGTCCGCAGCTATACATATACAGCTCCGCTGACAAGGTGATCCCAGCAGGGTCTGTGGAGTCATTCATTGAGAAGCAACGGAGAAATGGGCGCGAGGTCAGAGCGTGTAACTTCATCTCGACGCCCCATGTCGATCATTTCCGGAATCAACCAGAACTCTATTCTTCTCAGCTCACTCAATTTATGGAGGATTGTGTGCTGAGGAGCTGCaaaccttcttcttcttaa